The Candidatus Rokuibacteriota bacterium DNA segment GACATCAGCCACATGGGCGAGTTCGAGGTGCGCGGGCCCGGCGCGCTGGCCGCCGTCCAGACGCTCACCACGAATGACGCCTCCACGCTCGCCATAGGCCAGGTCCAGTACTCGCTGCTCTGCTATCCGGAGGGCGGCATCGTGGACGACCTGACGCTGTACCGCCTGGCCGAAGACCACTACATGCTGACGGTCAACGCCTCCAATATCGACAAAGACTGGGCCTGGGTGACCGAGGGCGGCAGAGGCGGCGGCTGGACGAACGTGAGTGCCGAAACGGGGCTCCTGGCGGTGCAGGGGCCCAAGGCCGAGGCCCTGGTACAGAGGCTGGCCGACAGGGACGTGACGCGCGTCCTCTACTATCAGTTCGCGCAGGGCGCCGTCGCGGGCGTGCCGTGTCTCATCTCGCGCACGGGCTATACGGGCGAAGACGGCTTCGAGCTGTATGCGCCCGCGGCGCAGCTCGAGACGCTCTGGCACGCGCTGATGGGGGCGGGCAAGGGCGACGGGATACAGCCCATCGGGCTCGGCGCGCGGGACACGCTGAGGCTCGAGATGAAGTTCGCGCTCTACGGCAATGACATCGACGAGACGACGAACCCGCTCGAAGCGGGGCTCGGCTGGGTGGTCAAGCCGGCCAAAGGCGAGTTCATCGGGCGTGCCGCCATCGAGGCGATGAGGGCCGCGGGAGTCACGCGCAAGCTCGTGGGCTTCGAGATGGCCGAGCGCGCCGTGGCGCGCCACGGCTACCGCCTGCTCAAGGCCGGCGACCCCGTGGGCGTCGTCACCTCGGGCTCCTTCTCGCCGAGCCTCGAACGCTGCATCGGCATGGGATATGTCCGGGCCGACCTTGCACCGGTCGGCGCCGAGCTCGACGTGGACATCCGCGGCCAGGCCCACCGGGCGCGGGTCGCCAAGACTCCGTTCGTCCCCTCACACGCCAAGAAGACCTAGGAGAGCACGATGGCGAATGTTCCGGGAGAGCTTCGATACACGAAAGAACACGAGTGGGCCAAGCTCGAGGGGGACAAGGCCCGCGTCGGCATCACGGCTTTCGCGCAGGAGCAGCTGGGCGACGTGGTCTTCGTCGAGCTGCCCAAGGTCGGCGCCAAGATCACCGCCATGAAGACCTTCGGAGTGGTCGAGTCGGTCAAGGCCGTCTCGGACCTCTTCGCGCCGCTCAGCGGCGAGGTGGTCGAGATCAACGCCGAGCTGCCCAAGAAGCCCGAGGTGGTGAATGCCGATCCCTACGGCCAGGGCTGGATGATCGTGATCAAGCTCTCCAACGCCAAGGAGTGGGACGGGCTCATGCCGGCCGGCGACTACGGAAAGCTCATCGCCGCGGCGGGGCACTGAGACCATGCGCTACATCTCCAATACGCCGGCCCAGCAGCGGGAGATGCTGGCGCAGATCGGCGTGGGATCGATCGAGGACCTCCTCGCGCGGATTCCAACGAAGGCCCGGCTGTCCCGCCCGCTCAACGTGCCGGCGGCCATGGCCGAGACCGACCTCGTCCGCCACCTGCGGGCCCTCTCGGCGCTGAACGCCAACGCCGACGACTACGCCTGCTTCCTGGGCGCGGGCTCCTACGACCACAGCGTGCCGAGCCCGATCAATCACCTGATCTCGCGCGGCGAGTTCTTCACGGCCTACACGCCCTACCAGCCCGAGGCGAGCCAGGGGACGCTCCGCTCCATCTTCGAGTACCAGAGCATGATGGCGGAACTCACCGGGATGGACGTCGCCAACGCGTCGCTCTACGACGGCGCCTCCTCGGTGGCCGAAGCGGCGCTGATGGCCCACGCGGTGACGGAGCTGAACGCGATCGTCCTCTCGAAGGGCCTCAACCCGCTCTATCGCCAGGTCGTCGAGACGTACTGCGAGGGGCCGGGCATCCGTCTCAAGTCGGCGCCGATCGGCGACGGGGCGACGGACCTCGACGCCCTCCGGAAGGCCGTCTCGGGCCAGACAGCGGCCGTCGTCATCCAGCACCCGAACTTCTTCGGCTGCCTCGAGGACGTCAAGGCGGCGGCCGACATCGCGCACGCGGCCGGCGCGCTTCTGATCGTCGTGGCCGACCCGGTCAACCTGGGACTGCTCACGCCGCCCGGCGCGCTCGGCGCGGACCTGGTTGTAGGCGAGGGGCAAGGGCTCGGCGTGCCGATGAGCTTCGGAGGCCCGAACCTGGGCGTGTTCGCGGCGAAGCAAGAGCTGGTGCGGCGGATGCCCGGCAGGCTCGTCGGGGCCACGGTGGACCTCGACGGCCAGCGCGGCTTCGTGCTCACGCTCCAGACCCGCGAGCAGCACATCAGGCGCGAGAAGGCGACCTCGAACATCTGCACCAACGTGGCCCTCTGCGCGCTGATGGCGACGATCTACGTTGCCATCATGGGCAAGGTCGGGATCCGCAAGGTCGGAGAGCTGTCCACGGCCAAGGCGCACTACGCCGCCGAGACGTTCGCGAAGATCCCGGGGGTGCGGCTCCGCTTCACGGCGCCTTTCTTCAAGGAGTTCACCCTCGAGCTTCCGAAATCCCCGGAGCGAGTGGCGAAGCGGTTGATGAAGGAGAAGATCCTGGCCGGCGTGCCGTTGAAGGCCTTCGACCGCGCCCAGAAGGACTGCCTGCTCGTGGCCGTGACAGAGAAGCGCACGCGCGGCGAGATCGACGCCTACGCGGCCGCGCTCGCAGCCGCGGTGGCCTGAGGCGCCCATGCACACCGCCAAGCCCGGTTACGACAAGCTGATCTTCGAGCTGTCCTGTCCCGGCCGCCACGCCCACTCGCTGCCGGAGTGCGACGTGCCCGTGAGCGACCCGGCCCAGCTTCTGCCGAAAGAGCACCTCCGCGCGGCGCCGCCAGAGCTTCCGGAGGTATCGGAGGTGGACGTCGTCCGCCACTACTCGCGCTTGAGCCAGATGAACTACGGCGTGGACACGCACTTCTACCCGCTCGGCTCCTGCACCATGAAGTACAACCCGAAGATCAACGAGGACATGGCGCGGCTGCCGGGCTTCGCCCGCCTGCACCCGCTCACGCCCGAGGTCGCCGCACAAGGGGCGCTCCGGCTCATGGACGAGCTGTCGCGGGACC contains these protein-coding regions:
- the gcvH gene encoding glycine cleavage system protein GcvH, giving the protein MANVPGELRYTKEHEWAKLEGDKARVGITAFAQEQLGDVVFVELPKVGAKITAMKTFGVVESVKAVSDLFAPLSGEVVEINAELPKKPEVVNADPYGQGWMIVIKLSNAKEWDGLMPAGDYGKLIAAAGH
- the gcvT gene encoding glycine cleavage system aminomethyltransferase GcvT, translated to MTDTPVPLKRTPLRDVHAAAGAKMVPFGGWDMPVQYTGIIEEHRCVRSAVGLFDISHMGEFEVRGPGALAAVQTLTTNDASTLAIGQVQYSLLCYPEGGIVDDLTLYRLAEDHYMLTVNASNIDKDWAWVTEGGRGGGWTNVSAETGLLAVQGPKAEALVQRLADRDVTRVLYYQFAQGAVAGVPCLISRTGYTGEDGFELYAPAAQLETLWHALMGAGKGDGIQPIGLGARDTLRLEMKFALYGNDIDETTNPLEAGLGWVVKPAKGEFIGRAAIEAMRAAGVTRKLVGFEMAERAVARHGYRLLKAGDPVGVVTSGSFSPSLERCIGMGYVRADLAPVGAELDVDIRGQAHRARVAKTPFVPSHAKKT
- the gcvPA gene encoding aminomethyl-transferring glycine dehydrogenase subunit GcvPA; this translates as MRYISNTPAQQREMLAQIGVGSIEDLLARIPTKARLSRPLNVPAAMAETDLVRHLRALSALNANADDYACFLGAGSYDHSVPSPINHLISRGEFFTAYTPYQPEASQGTLRSIFEYQSMMAELTGMDVANASLYDGASSVAEAALMAHAVTELNAIVLSKGLNPLYRQVVETYCEGPGIRLKSAPIGDGATDLDALRKAVSGQTAAVVIQHPNFFGCLEDVKAAADIAHAAGALLIVVADPVNLGLLTPPGALGADLVVGEGQGLGVPMSFGGPNLGVFAAKQELVRRMPGRLVGATVDLDGQRGFVLTLQTREQHIRREKATSNICTNVALCALMATIYVAIMGKVGIRKVGELSTAKAHYAAETFAKIPGVRLRFTAPFFKEFTLELPKSPERVAKRLMKEKILAGVPLKAFDRAQKDCLLVAVTEKRTRGEIDAYAAALAAAVA